ATAGAAGCTTTATGACCTAATGAAGCAAAGCAAAATTCAAGCATTGGAGAAGAACCAAGataaaatacaaatcaaaaTCAGAGTATACATAGCAATTGGTTTCCCCCAAAAAATTGGCTAATAGAAGTCAGGCACAGTACAACTTAAATAATCAATGCCTtatacaattaattaaaattcctCGAACATTTAGAAACATGAGGAAAATACACCAAATAGCTTGGACTGTGTGGTTTTGGTTGTTTTGCCAGTGGTTGTACGCTCTCACAATGTAACTGGTCAATGCAAGAAGTGGGAACTCTTTATCATGAAAAACAAGTCATTTGATATCATAGCAGCAATAGTGCAAAGGGGTGAGTAGAAACAAATTTAGAGATTTTTGGTTTCAAGTTATCTTGACATTGCTGATGGGTTGAGGGGAGACAAAAAAATGTACGACCCATTTTGTCCACAGACATCTTTTACCCTCTGTACAACAACTTTTCACATAAGTTTTATCCTCCCAATGACTAGGCAAGGGCCGCTATATATTTGTGggtattttttaaaatctctACTCTTCATTAAGGCAATTATGCACCACCCAACTTCTCAAGTCATATAATATTGCAACATCTGCCtcgaaaataattaatattgCAAATATCAAGATTTTTGACGTCAAGCAAATTTGAAATATACGTTGCACGTTATGGCCATTAAAATATACGACAAGATATCGGACTGTGTTGTGCAAGCAAAATAGAACAAAATTTAATTTGCTGTGAACGTGATTCTGCTGTGGATTCGATTAAACATAGTGAGAAGTTTCTGAAACTACCTGTGACTTTCACCTAAAGATTGCACACATTCCCATTTAATCATGCGCAAATCTGAAACCCAAATCTACAGCAGTTATATACGTCTCATCAGCAGATGTTGGTGATATGGattaaacaaaaagaaaattattattCAAGCAGAGTCACCTTTACAAAgattttcagtcatttcattcTGTACGTCACACTCCGATAACTCTATATTTAATACACATACATACCTTGATAGTATTGTCAAAGCCACATGAAAACAGTATATCCTTCAATGGATGCCACTGAATCATTTTAACATGTCCTGCACTAGCTGCCACCATCGATAAATCTATAAAAGTGAGAGTGAATGCAACTTGCCATATCCATATTGGTTGCCGCGGGACACAGGTTGCTAGCATCATGCCAGATGCATTCCAAGAGATATTTACAGGAGCATTGTAGTGATTCTAGACACATGTTTAGATTTTTCATCACAGGGCTCAGAAAGCATAAATAAACGATCATACAGACCATCAAACCATTATTAATACTCTACTCCAAATATGATGTTTTACTTGATTCAATAAAATGCATATACCTTTAAACCATGGGTGAATTTGAATCTTCCCGTGACATTCTCCCAAATGCGTATGTCACCATCAAGACTTGACGTTGCCAATAAATTGCCAGATCTCTCCCAAGCACACCATCGCACAGTTGAAGCATGCTGGTCCAACACATGCTGAATAAACACCAGAAAATCCGTGTCATTCAACTCACATTTGTCATCCAAGGAAAACATAAAACTTTCAAACTCCTCGCAAATTCAATAAACCAAAGTCAGCAATTTACCCCATCTATCACCAAATTAAAGTTCTTTGATTAACTCAACCCGAAAACACCTCTAGAGTCGCGCACAGAATCCCAAAATACGAATAGAAGagatcaataaaaaaaaaaatcaatgcgCTAAAACACGTCACGCCGAACCTTGCACTGGAAAGAGCCGGTGGCGGGGTCCTGTACCCAAATGATGACTTTTTTGTCGGCGCCACATGAAGCGATCATGGCGGGGACACGGTTGACTCCTGAGGCTGGATTCCAGGCGATGCACCAAACCCTATCAGTATGGCCTCGAAGCGTTTCGATTTCTTTCAGCTCGAAAGTCCTATCCGCGAAATTCATCGTAGAGCTCGGAATCAGGTGAGATTTGATTAGAGAAGAAATCAACTACACATTCAGCTACTGAAGAACAATTTTAAATCAG
This Primulina eburnea isolate SZY01 chromosome 2, ASM2296580v1, whole genome shotgun sequence DNA region includes the following protein-coding sequences:
- the LOC140822113 gene encoding protein CIA1-like isoform X2, producing MNFADRTFELKEIETLRGHTDRVWCIAWNPASGVNRVPAMIASCGADKKVIIWVQDPATGSFQCKHVLDQHASTVRWCAWERSGNLLATSSLDGDIRIWENVTGRFKFTHGLKNHYNAPVNISWNASGMMLATCVPRQPIWIWQVAFTLTFIDLSMVAASAGHVKMIQWHPLKDILFSCGFDNTIKIWVSDLRMIKWECVQSLGESHSGGIHTIQALAFNAKADKIVACSDDLSIRIWSIDVEMIRYGERNAAGTLLCTLTGYHNKTIFSVNWSRKEIICSGAADGALCFFVENEDGLLDGPTYKLLLMKDHAHDKEVNSVQWCPKFEEPT
- the LOC140822113 gene encoding protein CIA1-like isoform X1, whose product is MNFADRTFELKEIETLRGHTDRVWCIAWNPASGVNRVPAMIASCGADKKVIIWVQDPATGSFQCKHVLDQHASTVRWCAWERSGNLLATSSLDGDIRIWENVTGRFKFTHGLKNHYNAPVNISWNASGMMLATCVPRQPIWIWQVAFTLTFIDLSMVAASAGHVKMIQWHPLKDILFSCGFDNTIKIWVSDLRMIKWECVQSLGESHSGGIHTIQALAFNAKADKIVACSDDLSIRIWSIDVEMIRYGERNAAGTLLCTLTGYHNKTIFSVNWSRKEIICSGAADGALCFFVENEDGLLDGPTYKLLLMKDHAHDKEVNSVQWCPKDSKRLASASDDGTIKIWELASLPPL